The sequence GTTTTGAAAAGAAACCAATCAGTGACGAATAGCGTCACGGGGGGAAGCTATAAATAGCTGGGTAAGTGTGCGGCGTTTCATTTTAACGTGCTTCTTAGTCGGTTATCAGGGTGGTGTTTTGTCGAGAGATATCATGTCTGGCAGAGGAAAACAAGGTGGAAAAGTTCGTGCTAAGGCGAAGACACGTTCTTCCCGAGCTGGTCTGCAGTTCCCTGTCGGCCGTGTGCATAGGCTTCTTCGCAAGGGTAATTATGCCGAGAGAGTAGGAGCCGGCGCACCCGTGTATCTGGCAGCGGTGTTGGAGTATCTGACTGCTGAGATATTGGAGTTGGCTGGTAACGCTGCACGCGACAACAAAAAGACCCGTATCATTCCTCGCCACCTGCAGCTTGCCGTTCGTAACGACGAGGAGCTCAATAAGCTGCTCGGAGGGGtcaccattgctcagggaggtgtTCTACCCAACATCCAGGCGGTGCTCTTGCCCAAGAAGACCGAGAGCCACAAGCCTGCCAAGAACAAGTGAGTGCGGTAATCGGTAACCGCAGGGCAATTAGCCAACACCACCAAAGGCTCTTTTCAGAGCCACCCATAATCTCTGGAACAAGCTatatctgtcttgctataaacttGCTGCAAACCTCCCTAAAGGCAACTGCTTTCGACTGCAGTTTTTCAGCCCGATGTTTAGTTGCTGAGCTTCACGGTGGCTAAACACCATTCATACAAACTACATCATACACCATACCCCGTTTCAGGGCTAAAATTCGAGGCAAAGCTGCCAGCACTTACACGGATAAATATGGTTCTCAAGAAAGGTGGGTGGTTAAGTGCTATCACACGGTGGCAGCATTGCATAGGAAATTGTGGTTTACCGCAAATTAATGTGACAGAAGCCGGGGAATCCCTCAGCTGTGTGATGATCGTGTAGCTGGCAATGGTCTGGGGAGCGTATTAATGAATTTGATAATCACTGAGAGAGACCCGTGAGTAGCTCCACTGTAGACATCTCCCTTGCCtctgaaagcttaattgctaagaagggattaacccttcctATACCACAAAGTAGTGATGCGaagttcggatcagtaaagtgaatcggatcatttcgagtcggtcattgaaatgatccgattcatcatccgaatcttcggatcactcagtgtgactcataGAAGTTACTGTttccccagtccctccctgcagtcaaactaacgattggccccgcccctttcattagcgtcaatgaaccctcctgcctgcctactctagcgatgtcactgaaggcagagaatCGTTCAGAGATTCGaaccattcagagaatatcactgacaccacacttttataaataaatacattaataatcttcactgcccccaggattccTTTAGATTACCtattttaagatttattttagattgctttacctctaactgcacctttagttaactttattaaattaaccctcagtcctcagcattaaattaaccctaaacaccccattaaccattactgcccctaaattaaccctaaagacccccattaaccataactgccccggCGCGGCTATCGGACCCATGCCGGCTCTCGCGGTCCATCTCGGGGGAAGCTTCAACCTACTGCCGCTTGGCTCCCCTTCCTGTCCTACCTCATCCATGTATCACCTGCTCTACCCATGGACTTCGGCTCTCGTAGCCCAGACACCCTCGCAGAGACTGGGGATCCCTTGTCACTGGAGCCGCTAGAGAGGTGGCAATCCGGCGGTGCGGCTATCGTACAAACGCCGGCTGTCCCGGGGAAACTTCGATTTGCTGCCGCCTGGGGTCCCTACGGATATTGCGGGGCTCGGTTGCCTAAGCGTGGCGTCGGACCGTCTGGGCAATGAGGGAAGATGTGTGcctgatttatgacctttttatcacctaacctgtatataagcctgtgtgtttccccaaAGTCTGTTACTTCCCTGGAACGTTAGTttcgtctaatgcttcagggaccCGCTGGATCActaattgtccttttcaggacatttACGGCACTGTACTCAGCTACGCCTCGGCGGGCTGCGGTGCCGTGAAGCTAGGGTCACCGGACCAGCTCGTGAGCCCTGCTCCGCTAGTGTCggtgtgacggaccgaccagggacctcaggttgtccttCTCCGCCAAGAGcaacttctcccttcaggacaataattccccgcaatctgtaggcaatatccctgtaacgggttcaccaagagagctgtagtaactcccagagatcacccacatgtatcctcctgttgtccccggaatcacttccagcaccagtcagcatgcgcaccttggaaccctgctatgtttacccaataagtagacacaactaccttgaactgagtacagcaggaatgaaccgtttattgttgtaaaacatagactgatatagccacagaacttcattaacataaattaacagatacatgtattcaacccaacctttaatcccctttagctactgaatatccccctggtagccatcctgttaatgggattactttacacaatggagttcctgcctgtttggcagtcaggctggagccatccctgagtaccttgggcccctgtatgacaggtcattctgtcacaaatctccccttttaaaaagaagactgaactggggccagacccaaaccgggtctgcatccagttcagtcggggagcacagctccgtcgctcctagagccgtggatgcagggggctggcaaagggCACCTGTCCCACCAACCAGTCCCGGGGTGCGCTcagagactggggagttcgggtcccagacgaggacatCAGTCCCACTCgtcagggcagggagacagggtccataatctgtagGTAGCAGGcctgctttcagtcctctccaggggccccagtgatggacagttccgtcacacactccatcacatatctcctttttctgggggagagtgacgtctgataagaccccacacggcttgactccaaagtcagtctgtatatctggaccatcactgccagccacaaattggtactccccaacACAATCTAACAAAACAGCAGTACTCACCCGCCTGCCCTCTGCCTCTCCCGAAAAATAtaactgccgctggagagaattgccaactgcaccttctctctggagtcttctcagccgctggggagatgacaggGTGGCGGGGGCCCCTTCGATCCAGGGTTGGAGATCCGAGCCAGCTGCCCAGCaattctggggaccacaggtggcaaccacagtctcatccacctgtatgggatacGTGTCCCCAAGTGCTGGTTTCGTACCATCCTCTAGTGGAGGGACGTCTGATGTGGGAATGCAGAGGTCAGCTGCACTCTGACCTGGAGAAATCTCTTTTATAGGGTTTGCgggcacctccagtgctggtagagaggggccgtcctgcctctctcctgttgccagtatttcggctggggtggtctgagcgagcactgcgggagcgtcatggtcagactcaggaacaagggggaggggtgggcagagaacagcagcactctgccctgttgccagctcttctgctggggagcggggatctgggccaactgccaaacattccggggacccaggtgtggaaaccgcagccccatcaactaccacagtctctggggctgcctgactggaccttacaaggttgctgtggtcaggctcgggaaacagggaaaggagCAGGCAGATGCCAGCGGTACTCTGCCCCgatggcagctcttctgctgggtgggtgcttgtggagaccgcagtgccagctactacacccacaaaaccttcttc comes from Spea bombifrons isolate aSpeBom1 chromosome 11, aSpeBom1.2.pri, whole genome shotgun sequence and encodes:
- the LOC128468922 gene encoding histone H2A type 2-B — encoded protein: MSGRGKQGGKVRAKAKTRSSRAGLQFPVGRVHRLLRKGNYAERVGAGAPVYLAAVLEYLTAEILELAGNAARDNKKTRIIPRHLQLAVRNDEELNKLLGGVTIAQGGVLPNIQAVLLPKKTESHKPAKNK